The Paenibacillus macerans genome includes a window with the following:
- a CDS encoding DUF441 domain-containing protein, with amino-acid sequence MNQIDVTALLLLLLAALGIFSSNMPITVAMIVLLLLRVLHLNSTFPWLDKYGLTIGIIILTIGVMSPVASGKISIQTLWASFLNWKSLLAIGVGMLVAWLGGRGAALMGSQPTVVAGLLIGTVLGVAFFRGVPVGPLIAAGILSLVIGKL; translated from the coding sequence ATGAATCAAATCGATGTCACGGCGCTGCTGCTGTTGCTTCTGGCCGCGCTCGGGATCTTCAGCAGCAATATGCCGATCACGGTGGCGATGATCGTCCTGCTGCTGCTGCGCGTGCTGCATTTGAACAGCACGTTTCCCTGGCTGGACAAGTACGGTCTGACGATCGGCATCATCATTTTAACCATCGGCGTCATGAGCCCCGTCGCCAGCGGGAAAATCTCGATCCAGACGCTGTGGGCATCTTTTCTCAACTGGAAATCGCTGCTCGCCATCGGCGTCGGCATGCTTGTCGCCTGGCTCGGCGGCCGCGGCGCGGCGCTGATGGGCAGCCAGCCGACCGTCGTGGCGGGGCTGCTCATCGGCACGGTGCTCGGCGTCGCCTTTTTCCGCGGCGTCCCCGTCGGCCCGCTGATCGCCGCCGGGATTTTGTCGCTGGTGATCGGGAAGCTGTAG
- a CDS encoding DUF3939 domain-containing protein, with protein sequence MLSWFKRKPKPTRAGAPDTVSVSLDEVRQAVLRFEADMPEGVNRLSLLLPDGSLEMKRLSRYLGGITKQRFFLSRETYEIFDETDRLIPYYLDMVQPAVDTYMDEQGKLPVLEQSRELQVDYRLLMREHYLKEMPPFPLYVTEQEMLLTHRPRRVM encoded by the coding sequence ATGCTGTCGTGGTTCAAAAGAAAACCAAAACCAACTCGCGCCGGAGCCCCGGATACCGTTTCGGTTTCGCTCGACGAGGTGAGGCAGGCCGTATTGCGTTTTGAGGCCGACATGCCCGAAGGCGTAAACCGGTTATCGCTGCTGCTTCCTGACGGAAGTCTGGAAATGAAGCGATTGTCGCGTTATTTGGGCGGCATTACGAAGCAACGATTTTTTCTGTCCAGGGAAACCTATGAGATTTTTGATGAAACCGACCGCCTGATTCCCTATTACTTGGACATGGTTCAGCCTGCGGTGGATACTTACATGGATGAACAGGGGAAACTTCCGGTGCTGGAACAGTCCCGCGAGCTCCAGGTGGATTACCGGCTGTTAATGCGGGAGCACTACCTCAAGGAAATGCCGCCGTTTCCGCTGTATGTTACGGAGCAGGAGATGCTGTTAACCCACCGCCCCAGACGTGTTATGTGA
- a CDS encoding YpdA family putative bacillithiol disulfide reductase has product MQDVIIIGAGPCGLSAAIECQRRGLHVLVLEKHCLVHSIYSYPTHMQFFSTAELLEIGDVPFATPNDKPFRHEALAYYRKVSDFYNVPVSAYEEATEVQRQPDGTFIVRSVKRGGEHTEYAARNVIISTGYFDHPNILGIPGENTDKVSHYFQEAHPYTGTKVTIIGGSNSAVDAALELVRVNAEVTVVYRGDDLSGNIKPWVRPIFESLVNKGKVDLRLNSRVIEIHPDHVVVEANDSGETTALINDFVLALTGFRPDRKLLFGAGVEMAGDMEKPVFDPETMETNVPGLYVAGVIASGRNANEVFIETGRGHGKLIAKHILASRSAEK; this is encoded by the coding sequence ATGCAGGATGTCATCATCATCGGAGCAGGGCCATGCGGACTGTCGGCAGCGATCGAATGCCAGCGGCGCGGACTGCATGTGCTCGTTCTCGAAAAACATTGCTTAGTTCATTCCATCTACTCTTATCCAACCCATATGCAATTTTTCAGTACGGCCGAGCTGCTGGAAATCGGGGATGTGCCGTTTGCTACGCCCAATGACAAGCCTTTCCGCCATGAAGCGCTGGCATATTACAGAAAAGTGAGCGACTTCTACAACGTCCCGGTATCGGCTTATGAGGAAGCCACGGAAGTCCAGCGGCAGCCGGACGGTACGTTTATCGTGCGCTCCGTCAAGCGCGGCGGGGAACACACGGAGTACGCGGCACGAAATGTGATCATTTCGACGGGGTATTTCGATCACCCCAATATTTTGGGCATTCCGGGAGAAAATACCGATAAAGTGTCCCACTATTTCCAGGAGGCGCATCCGTATACCGGCACCAAAGTGACGATTATCGGCGGCAGCAACTCGGCCGTGGACGCGGCGCTGGAGCTCGTTCGCGTGAACGCCGAGGTCACCGTCGTCTACCGGGGTGACGATCTTTCCGGCAACATCAAGCCTTGGGTGCGGCCGATCTTCGAAAGCCTGGTCAACAAAGGCAAAGTCGATCTGCGGCTAAACTCCCGGGTGATAGAAATCCATCCGGATCATGTGGTCGTCGAGGCCAACGATAGCGGCGAAACAACGGCGCTGATCAACGATTTCGTGCTGGCCTTGACCGGATTCCGTCCGGACCGCAAACTGCTGTTTGGCGCCGGGGTGGAAATGGCCGGCGATATGGAGAAGCCGGTGTTCGATCCGGAAACGATGGAGACGAACGTGCCGGGGTTGTACGTCGCGGGCGTCATCGCCTCGGGCCGCAACGCCAACGAGGTGTTTATCGAAACCGGGCGCGGCCACGGCAAGCTGATCGCGAAGCATATTTTGGCTTCCCGTTCCGCCGAAAAATAA
- a CDS encoding ABC transporter ATP-binding protein, protein MKYWKAYFTFVRPYTKWIILTLFIGMLKFGIPSLLPLVQKYVVDDILLNGSMAAGQKVPQLMMVLGITLFLFVIVRGPVEYARQYFAQFITARILFDLRNRLYGHLQRLSLRYYQNTKVGEIISRFINDAEQTKNIVEVGMMNVWLDTFTLVFVLGFMFYLNPLLALVSIAIFPLYAIAVKVLYKRLKKLTKDRSAALAGIQAYLHERIQGISVIRSFALERHDRKKFEGINGKYLQKAMAHSRWNAWTFAIINTMTDIAPLLVIGYGGYQVIQGHLTLGTFVAFFGYLDRLYAPLKRLINASTTLTQASASWERVLELLEQPYDMTDAPDAAALPRGSHGVAFRNVWFRYQEQGQWVLKDISFAAAPGQTVAFVGMSGGGKSSLVGLIPRFYDIEKGEVVVGGRDVRQWTMESLRSRIGMVLQDNFLFSGSVRDNILFGRPDANEEAVIAAAKAANAHDFIMQLPSGYDTEVGERGVKLSGGQKQRIAIARVFLKDPPILILDEATSALDLESEHLIQQSLLQLAHSRTTLIVAHRLSTITHADQIIVMKDGEIAERGTHEELMAKPEGVYAQLYNIQNLSPVEVG, encoded by the coding sequence TTGAAATATTGGAAAGCCTATTTTACGTTTGTCCGGCCTTATACGAAGTGGATTATATTAACCTTGTTCATCGGCATGCTGAAGTTCGGCATTCCGTCGCTGCTCCCGCTCGTGCAAAAATACGTGGTGGACGATATATTGCTGAACGGGAGCATGGCGGCCGGGCAAAAGGTGCCGCAGCTGATGATGGTACTGGGAATTACGCTGTTCCTGTTCGTCATCGTCCGCGGACCGGTGGAATATGCGCGGCAGTATTTCGCCCAGTTTATCACGGCGCGGATATTGTTTGACTTGCGGAACCGGCTGTACGGGCATCTGCAGCGGCTATCGCTAAGGTATTATCAGAACACGAAGGTGGGGGAGATCATTTCCCGCTTCATCAACGACGCGGAGCAGACGAAAAACATCGTCGAAGTCGGGATGATGAATGTCTGGCTGGACACGTTTACGCTCGTGTTCGTGTTGGGATTTATGTTTTATTTGAACCCGCTGCTGGCGCTGGTGTCGATCGCGATTTTTCCGCTGTACGCCATCGCGGTCAAGGTGCTGTATAAGCGGCTGAAAAAGCTGACCAAAGACCGGTCCGCGGCCCTGGCAGGCATTCAGGCTTATTTGCATGAGCGCATTCAGGGGATCTCGGTCATCCGCAGCTTTGCGCTGGAGCGGCACGACCGCAAGAAATTCGAAGGAATCAACGGCAAATATTTGCAAAAAGCGATGGCCCACAGCCGCTGGAACGCCTGGACGTTCGCCATCATCAACACGATGACCGACATCGCGCCGCTGCTCGTGATCGGATACGGCGGCTACCAGGTGATTCAGGGGCATCTGACCTTGGGGACGTTCGTGGCCTTTTTCGGCTACCTGGACCGTTTGTACGCGCCGCTCAAGCGGCTGATCAATGCGTCGACGACGCTGACGCAGGCCTCCGCCTCGTGGGAACGGGTGCTGGAGCTGCTCGAGCAGCCGTACGACATGACCGATGCGCCGGACGCGGCGGCGCTGCCCCGGGGCAGCCACGGCGTGGCGTTCCGGAACGTTTGGTTCAGGTACCAGGAGCAAGGGCAGTGGGTGCTGAAGGATATTTCGTTTGCGGCGGCGCCCGGGCAAACGGTGGCGTTCGTCGGCATGAGCGGCGGCGGGAAATCGTCGCTGGTCGGTTTGATTCCCCGTTTCTACGATATAGAGAAAGGGGAGGTCGTCGTCGGGGGCCGGGACGTCCGGCAGTGGACGATGGAAAGCCTGCGCAGCCGGATCGGCATGGTGCTGCAGGACAATTTCCTGTTCAGCGGCAGCGTGCGCGACAACATTTTGTTCGGCCGCCCGGACGCGAACGAGGAGGCGGTCATCGCTGCGGCGAAAGCGGCCAATGCGCATGATTTCATCATGCAGCTGCCAAGCGGCTACGACACCGAGGTCGGGGAACGCGGCGTGAAGCTGTCCGGCGGCCAAAAGCAGCGGATCGCCATCGCCCGCGTGTTCCTGAAGGATCCGCCGATCCTCATCCTCGACGAGGCGACGTCCGCGCTCGACCTGGAGTCGGAGCATCTGATCCAGCAGTCGCTGCTGCAGCTTGCGCACAGCCGTACGACGCTGATCGTCGCGCACCGCCTGTCCACGATCACCCATGCCGACCAAATCATCGTCATGAAGGACGGCGAAATCGCCGAACGCGGTACGCACGAGGAACTGATGGCTAAACCGGAAGGCGTGTATGCGCAGCTCTACAATATCCAGAATTTAAGCCCGGTGGAGGTAGGGTAA